One genomic window of Luteitalea pratensis includes the following:
- a CDS encoding winged helix-turn-helix domain-containing protein: MAGSPEVYECGPYALDGHERRLCNAGQVVALRPKAHDVLVALVRRAGTLVTKRELLDLIWRDVSVEEGVLAVDVSSLRKSLGECGVAGTYIETVPRAGYRFSEAVRRTRVPAEPLSMKWPIGVLPARPEVS; this comes from the coding sequence GTGGCTGGTAGTCCTGAGGTGTACGAGTGCGGTCCGTATGCGCTCGATGGGCACGAGCGGAGGCTGTGCAACGCCGGGCAGGTGGTGGCGCTCAGGCCAAAGGCGCACGATGTGCTCGTGGCGCTCGTCCGCCGTGCTGGCACGCTGGTGACCAAGCGCGAGCTGCTCGATCTGATCTGGCGCGATGTCTCCGTGGAGGAAGGTGTCCTCGCCGTGGACGTCTCCTCGCTTCGCAAGAGCCTTGGTGAGTGCGGGGTGGCGGGCACCTACATCGAGACCGTGCCGCGGGCTGGTTATCGGTTTTCCGAGGCAGTCAGGCGGACGAGGGTTCCCGCCGAACCGCTGTCGATGAAGTGGCCGATCGGGGTGCTGCCAGCTCGACCCGAGGTGTCTTAA
- a CDS encoding transposase — translation MVGATAGDVASVTADAAYDTVAFYEAASARHAQVVVPPTRTARVSRRGPRSEARDCTISDVETLGRQQWEKASGYHRQARVENAFFRYKSIIGDSLRARSRGGREAEAGLACRVLNRMTALGRPESSGISR, via the coding sequence CTGGTTGGGGCGACCGCTGGCGACGTCGCCAGCGTCACGGCGGACGCCGCCTACGACACCGTCGCCTTCTATGAGGCCGCGAGTGCGCGACACGCGCAGGTGGTCGTGCCGCCGACCCGGACGGCAAGGGTGTCGCGCCGCGGTCCACGCTCGGAGGCTCGCGATTGCACGATCAGCGACGTGGAAACGCTCGGGCGGCAGCAATGGGAGAAGGCCTCGGGCTACCACCGGCAGGCCCGCGTGGAGAACGCCTTCTTCCGCTACAAGTCCATAATTGGCGATAGTCTTCGCGCTCGGAGTCGAGGTGGTCGGGAGGCCGAGGCGGGCCTTGCCTGCCGCGTCCTCAACCGGATGACCGCGCTTGGCAGGCCCGAGTCGTCTGGGATCAGTCGGTGA
- a CDS encoding serine/threonine-protein kinase codes for MPLTAGSRIGPYEVVVPVGAGAMGEVYRARDTRLSRMVAIKILKATDPLAIARLEREAQALSRVGHPHICALYDIGHEDGFAYLVMEYLEGETLARRFEAGAIRLDQALSIAIQICEALDAAHTAGVIHRDLKPGNVVLTSGGVKLLDFGLAKLREVGADPNVPVSTQSGLRTDDGAVVGTYPYMAPEQVAGGHVDARADIFALGVVMYEMVSGARPFVAPTRAALAAAILTCAPPSLSSLGSGVPPALDRAVERSLAKDPEARWQTARDLASELRWIAENGHGRGRDTPATPHRLPAGDRRLAWAGIGSVAGLLVGAIAVWGLIASGVLGGNAPNPQFTQLTFRAGTVTSARFAPDGTTIIYSAAWNGQPYQLFMSRLGSAESRALGIADAKLLGVSASGELAFLHGTYRSLKFFSPSGGTLASVSLAGGGPRDVLDQVLAADWIPGTDKLVVARTDGQVEFPIGTKFYKSPFGGIRAVRVAPDGARVALIQPGPTGVEVLVLDRSRRTIASSNWTDVGNVVWSPDGREVWISATRRFASPVLWAMSMAGTTSVLTTIDPEMHVIQDVFRDGRVLVATHARRVGFCCVGPGAGAPRELGWFDMSAPEALSADGTTVVLGDRPAGAPGTAYLRKTDGSDAIRLGEGFPEDLSPDGSTVLVGVRAAEPHFALLPTGAGSSRSLPPGPLQGIGEANFFPDGRQIAFGGRERDRRSRIYVQRVDDGSLPRPISPEGIATDGLATPDGRSVLGRSPATGHVLYPVDEGSPRPMSFLSRMDVPLQWSPDGRYLYVRHDGWPPEIHRIDAATGMRTESKTVFPADPVGVDNIERILITPDGTSHCFDYARLLTTLYVVDRFR; via the coding sequence ATGCCTTTGACTGCCGGTTCGCGGATCGGCCCGTATGAGGTGGTGGTTCCGGTGGGCGCCGGAGCGATGGGGGAGGTCTACCGCGCGCGCGATACCCGGCTTTCGCGCATGGTCGCCATCAAGATCTTGAAGGCGACCGACCCACTGGCGATCGCGCGTCTCGAGCGCGAAGCGCAGGCGCTCTCTCGGGTCGGTCATCCGCACATCTGTGCGCTATACGACATTGGACACGAGGACGGCTTCGCGTACCTCGTGATGGAGTACCTCGAGGGCGAAACGCTTGCGCGGCGGTTCGAAGCAGGGGCCATTCGGCTCGATCAGGCGCTCTCCATCGCGATCCAGATCTGTGAGGCTCTCGACGCCGCCCACACGGCTGGCGTCATCCACCGCGACCTCAAGCCCGGCAACGTGGTCCTGACGTCCGGCGGCGTCAAGCTGCTCGATTTCGGTCTGGCGAAGTTGCGCGAGGTCGGGGCGGACCCAAACGTGCCGGTCTCCACGCAAAGCGGACTTCGCACCGACGACGGTGCCGTGGTCGGAACCTATCCATACATGGCGCCAGAGCAGGTCGCGGGTGGCCACGTGGACGCGCGCGCGGATATTTTTGCGCTCGGCGTCGTGATGTACGAGATGGTGTCGGGAGCACGTCCATTCGTCGCGCCGACGCGCGCCGCACTGGCTGCGGCAATCCTCACCTGCGCTCCACCCAGCCTCTCGAGTCTCGGTTCCGGAGTGCCGCCTGCGCTCGATCGCGCAGTCGAACGGTCCCTGGCGAAGGATCCTGAAGCGCGCTGGCAGACGGCCCGTGACCTGGCGTCTGAGCTGCGATGGATCGCCGAGAATGGGCACGGTCGCGGTCGGGACACACCGGCGACTCCGCACCGGCTTCCGGCAGGGGACCGACGCCTCGCCTGGGCAGGCATCGGCAGCGTCGCTGGACTGCTTGTGGGCGCGATCGCAGTGTGGGGCCTGATCGCGAGCGGCGTCCTCGGCGGCAACGCTCCGAATCCGCAGTTCACGCAGCTGACGTTTCGCGCCGGGACGGTCACCTCTGCCCGATTCGCACCGGACGGAACCACGATCATCTACAGTGCCGCTTGGAACGGGCAGCCCTATCAGCTATTCATGTCGCGCCTGGGCAGCGCAGAGTCGCGCGCTCTTGGGATCGCGGATGCGAAGCTGCTCGGAGTGTCGGCTTCGGGCGAACTGGCATTCCTGCATGGCACCTACAGGTCGCTCAAGTTCTTCAGTCCCAGCGGCGGCACGTTGGCAAGTGTGTCGCTCGCGGGTGGGGGCCCTCGCGACGTACTTGATCAGGTCCTCGCCGCGGACTGGATACCCGGCACCGACAAACTCGTCGTGGCGCGAACCGATGGGCAGGTCGAGTTTCCGATAGGTACGAAGTTCTACAAGTCGCCATTCGGCGGAATCCGTGCGGTGCGCGTGGCACCGGATGGCGCACGAGTGGCGTTGATACAACCCGGACCGACGGGTGTCGAGGTCCTCGTCCTCGACCGCTCGCGACGGACGATCGCGTCGAGTAATTGGACCGATGTGGGAAACGTGGTGTGGTCGCCGGATGGACGTGAAGTCTGGATCAGCGCGACTCGACGTTTTGCCTCACCAGTGCTCTGGGCGATGTCGATGGCCGGGACGACGAGCGTCCTCACAACGATCGACCCGGAGATGCACGTCATTCAGGACGTCTTCCGCGACGGCCGCGTGCTCGTTGCGACGCACGCGCGTCGCGTTGGCTTCTGCTGTGTTGGACCGGGAGCGGGAGCTCCGCGCGAGCTGGGGTGGTTCGACATGTCCGCGCCGGAAGCGCTCTCCGCCGACGGCACGACCGTTGTCCTGGGGGACAGACCCGCGGGCGCTCCGGGCACGGCGTACCTGCGCAAGACCGACGGGAGCGATGCGATCCGCCTCGGAGAGGGCTTCCCGGAGGATCTGTCGCCTGACGGGAGCACGGTGCTCGTCGGTGTCAGGGCAGCCGAGCCACACTTTGCTCTCCTGCCCACCGGAGCTGGCTCATCCAGATCGCTGCCGCCGGGTCCATTGCAAGGGATCGGCGAGGCCAATTTCTTCCCCGACGGCAGACAGATCGCTTTCGGGGGGCGTGAGCGCGACCGCCGCTCTCGCATCTACGTCCAGCGGGTTGACGACGGATCTCTGCCGCGCCCCATATCACCGGAAGGGATTGCGACCGATGGGCTGGCGACACCCGATGGACGATCCGTCCTGGGCCGGTCGCCTGCCACCGGCCACGTTCTTTATCCGGTTGATGAAGGAAGTCCACGGCCCATGTCCTTTCTGTCCCGGATGGATGTCCCATTGCAATGGAGCCCGGATGGCCGATATCTGTACGTGCGCCACGACGGCTGGCCGCCGGAGATCCATCGCATCGATGCCGCGACTGGCATGCGAACCGAGTCGAAGACGGTGTTCCCGGCAGATCCTGTCGGGGTCGATAACATCGAGCGCATTCTGATCACTCCGGACGGAACGTCCCACTGCTTCGACTACGCACGCCTCTTGACGACCCTGTATGTCGTCGACCGGTTTAGATGA
- a CDS encoding FHA domain-containing protein, with amino-acid sequence MHGRKSQERGRSSSGLVQELGADLMRVAFDQFVLDTGTRELRRIGRPVNLTPKAFELLSILIANRPRVVTKTELQERLWPDRFVVDKNLANLISEIRDALGDDPSNPRFVRTAHRIGYAFRHRGGTDDPLKRAPAADRIYRLIVDGQSLTLQEGEYVVGRDPDADVYLDSPSVSRRHAVISIAGPRATVEDLGSRNGTFIGETRIDKVSSLDHGDAIRVGAVMLIFHSVSAPASTKSVR; translated from the coding sequence GTGCACGGCCGCAAGTCGCAGGAGCGAGGTCGCAGTTCTTCAGGATTAGTTCAGGAGTTGGGGGCCGACCTGATGCGCGTTGCTTTCGATCAGTTCGTGCTCGACACGGGGACTCGGGAGCTCCGCCGCATCGGTCGGCCTGTGAATCTCACGCCGAAGGCCTTCGAGCTCCTCTCGATTCTGATCGCGAATCGACCACGAGTGGTCACAAAGACTGAGCTGCAGGAGCGTTTGTGGCCCGACAGATTCGTCGTCGACAAGAATCTGGCGAACCTCATCTCAGAGATACGGGACGCGCTCGGCGACGATCCGTCCAATCCGCGCTTCGTCCGGACCGCGCACCGAATCGGCTATGCCTTCCGGCACCGCGGCGGGACCGACGATCCTTTGAAAAGAGCGCCCGCCGCCGACCGCATCTATCGACTGATCGTCGATGGCCAATCCCTCACGTTGCAGGAGGGCGAGTATGTGGTTGGACGGGATCCGGACGCTGACGTGTACCTGGATTCACCAAGCGTGTCGCGGCGCCACGCCGTGATCAGCATTGCGGGACCGCGCGCGACGGTCGAGGACCTTGGCAGCAGGAACGGTACGTTCATCGGAGAGACACGGATCGACAAAGTCTCGAGCCTCGACCACGGAGATGCGATCCGAGTGGGCGCCGTCATGTTGATTTTCCACTCGGTGAGCGCGCCAGCGTCGACGAAGTCAGTCCGCTGA
- a CDS encoding Gfo/Idh/MocA family protein, translated as MFKKNLNVGMVGYGFMGRTHSNAFRKVSNFFENEHQPVLKAICGRSEANTRAFADTWGYESIETDWPKLVERKDIDVIDICTPNDSHMEIAIAAAQAGKMIMCEKPLALDTAQGEKMVAAVEGAKVLNTVWYNYRRIPAVTMAKQLIDEGRLGRIFHYRANFLQDWTISADLPQGGAGLWRLDAAAAGSGVTGDLLAHCIDTAIWLNGSLNGVSGMTETFIKERRHTVTGKVEKVNIDDACAFLARFQNGSLGLFESTRYARGHKALYTFEINGEHASIKWDLHDLHRLDWFDHRDESKLRGWKSIHITDGDQPYMKNWWVPGLQIGYEHSFVHHVADFLANLAGNKSTSPTFREALETTRVCDAVLASAKSNQWQEVGR; from the coding sequence ATGTTCAAGAAGAACCTCAACGTAGGCATGGTCGGGTACGGCTTCATGGGCCGCACCCATAGCAATGCGTTCCGCAAGGTCTCGAACTTCTTCGAGAACGAACATCAGCCCGTCCTCAAGGCCATCTGCGGCCGCAGCGAGGCCAACACCCGCGCCTTCGCAGACACGTGGGGCTACGAATCCATCGAGACCGATTGGCCCAAGCTCGTCGAGCGCAAGGATATCGACGTCATCGACATCTGCACGCCCAACGACAGCCACATGGAGATCGCCATCGCGGCCGCCCAGGCCGGCAAGATGATCATGTGCGAGAAGCCGCTCGCCCTTGACACCGCCCAAGGTGAGAAGATGGTCGCGGCCGTCGAAGGCGCCAAGGTGCTCAACACCGTCTGGTACAACTACCGCCGCATCCCGGCGGTCACCATGGCCAAGCAGCTCATCGACGAAGGCCGTCTCGGCCGCATTTTCCATTACCGCGCCAACTTCCTGCAGGATTGGACCATCTCGGCCGATCTGCCTCAGGGCGGCGCGGGCCTCTGGCGCCTGGACGCGGCGGCGGCGGGTTCCGGCGTGACCGGCGACCTGTTGGCGCATTGCATTGATACCGCCATCTGGCTCAACGGCTCCCTGAACGGCGTTTCGGGCATGACCGAGACCTTCATCAAGGAACGCAGGCACACCGTGACCGGCAAAGTCGAGAAGGTCAATATCGATGACGCCTGCGCCTTCCTGGCCCGCTTCCAGAACGGTTCGCTCGGCCTCTTCGAGTCCACGCGTTACGCGCGCGGGCACAAGGCCCTGTACACCTTCGAGATCAACGGCGAGCATGCTTCCATCAAATGGGATCTGCACGACCTGCATCGCCTGGACTGGTTCGATCATCGCGACGAGAGCAAGCTGCGCGGCTGGAAGTCCATCCACATCACGGATGGCGATCAGCCGTACATGAAGAACTGGTGGGTGCCCGGATTGCAGATCGGGTACGAGCATTCGTTCGTCCACCACGTTGCCGATTTCCTCGCCAACCTGGCGGGCAACAAGTCGACCAGCCCCACCTTCCGCGAAGCCCTGGAAACCACCCGCGTGTGCGATGCGGTGCTGGCGTCGGCCAAGTCGAACCAATGGCAGGAAGTCGGCCGCTAA
- a CDS encoding TIM barrel protein, with protein MNSVEVIMANAFPKLHNAAWPGMVGKGGTEPGADPVISQDRMIELTANASVDGVTFDGIDLFLSLPHTDLDSTDDDLKKLAEKVGSKGLVIGSLVAPIWGGGGAFGTEEDRKNYLSALTKSCAIGKKLNDIGIRKYGIIRIDTANSPANFAKDPIENQKRNIATIKEAARIAESFGEKLAIEGEICWGGMHGWKSLLELLEGVGHPQTVGIQADMAHTLLFMLGYNAEEDALVPKGFNWEKDAFDKGYKALTDKLRPWVKDFHVAQNDATAFGSGSHDKTGRHCPVDDKNGKLDIPYHAGFWLRDNNKQHIDIKHMCWDGCMFPNSAMEQPETWNKILGAMNAVREKHGWN; from the coding sequence ATGAACAGCGTGGAGGTCATCATGGCAAATGCATTTCCAAAACTACACAACGCGGCCTGGCCGGGAATGGTCGGAAAGGGCGGCACAGAGCCCGGCGCGGACCCGGTCATTTCCCAGGATCGCATGATCGAGCTGACGGCCAACGCCTCCGTGGACGGCGTCACGTTCGACGGCATCGATCTGTTTCTCTCCCTCCCGCACACCGACTTGGACAGCACCGACGACGATCTCAAGAAGCTGGCCGAGAAGGTCGGTTCCAAAGGCCTCGTGATCGGTTCGCTGGTCGCGCCCATCTGGGGCGGCGGTGGCGCCTTCGGCACCGAAGAGGATCGCAAGAACTACCTGTCCGCGCTCACCAAGTCCTGCGCCATTGGCAAGAAGCTGAACGATATCGGCATCCGCAAGTACGGGATCATTCGCATTGATACCGCCAACAGCCCTGCCAACTTCGCCAAGGATCCGATCGAGAACCAGAAGCGCAACATCGCGACCATCAAGGAAGCGGCCCGCATCGCCGAGAGCTTCGGCGAGAAGCTCGCCATCGAAGGCGAGATCTGCTGGGGCGGCATGCATGGCTGGAAGTCGCTGCTGGAGCTGCTCGAAGGCGTGGGCCATCCCCAGACTGTCGGCATCCAGGCGGACATGGCGCATACCCTGCTGTTCATGCTCGGCTACAACGCCGAAGAGGACGCGCTGGTACCCAAGGGATTCAACTGGGAGAAGGACGCGTTCGACAAGGGCTACAAGGCCCTCACCGACAAACTGCGCCCCTGGGTCAAGGATTTCCACGTGGCGCAGAACGACGCGACCGCGTTCGGTTCCGGTTCCCACGACAAGACCGGGCGCCACTGCCCCGTGGATGATAAGAACGGCAAGCTGGACATCCCCTACCATGCGGGTTTCTGGCTGCGCGACAACAACAAGCAGCACATCGACATCAAGCACATGTGCTGGGACGGCTGCATGTTCCCCAACTCGGCGATGGAACAGCCGGAGACCTGGAACAAGATCCTGGGCGCGATGAATGCGGTCCGGGAAAAGCACGGCTGGAACTGA
- a CDS encoding serine/threonine-protein kinase, translated as MADACAHDAEVCQQVERLLAAHDRAPTSVVPPALTMIDVPPDALVGQIVSIYRIEELLGRGGMGEVYKAHDAKLNRPVALKLLAINLAHDTERLRRFRVEALALSSLNHPHILVVHDIGDHDGRPFIVTEYVEGLTLRQRLMGAGALPMRDLIDVAVQISSALMAAHLSGVLHRDIKPENVMIRPDGYVKVLDFGLAKLAGQHDHDDAVQWRTRQGLIMGTPQYMSPEQARAEQVDFRSDQFSFGALLYELATGRPAFARRSLIETAAAVINDQPDALGRVCPQMPPTLCIAIQRCMEKEPSRRYDTTRDMHRDLLAVREHPMEVTRATSPIPGCDAIVVMPLRILRSHPDADFLAFSLPDAIAASLADRHTIAVRAPLAVQRHGGADADLVTLADAMAAQFALTGTLACVEGRIAVRLQLLAIPAGTVMWSDARVATLQEMFELQDAVAAHVALTLPGSVVATHVGAQLRRDVPNSAGGYAFYLRANQLAYEVSHWHEARDLYRACLDADPLYAPAWARLARCERLIGKFSASADESKACLASAREAFERALALNPDLAVGHSFHAELLIDVGRADDAMRLLLERLVIRPNDPDLYAGLVPALRFCGLLDESVAAHARTRSLDPTVPTSIHHTWWMKGEYRRALAETYGDIGYMQGLALASLGREREAVAALRRREGETTESRIRPYLASLRALLENDRDKSLAALESASALQIDAEALYYLARTFARLGEGDRAARELQRVVEGGFWCHHAFERDRWLDPIRPRGDVQQLLERAREQAQLARASFVRWRGPSLLGLAITNASR; from the coding sequence GTGGCCGACGCCTGCGCGCACGATGCGGAGGTGTGTCAGCAGGTGGAGCGATTGCTTGCCGCGCACGACCGCGCCCCGACATCCGTCGTGCCGCCGGCGCTCACGATGATCGATGTGCCGCCCGACGCCCTCGTCGGGCAGATCGTCTCGATCTATCGGATCGAGGAGCTCCTCGGCAGGGGTGGCATGGGCGAGGTCTACAAGGCCCACGACGCAAAGTTGAACCGGCCGGTCGCATTGAAGTTGCTGGCGATCAACCTTGCACACGACACGGAACGACTGCGACGATTCCGCGTCGAAGCCCTCGCGCTTTCATCGCTGAACCACCCTCACATCCTCGTCGTGCACGACATCGGCGACCACGACGGCCGCCCGTTCATCGTCACCGAATACGTCGAGGGGCTGACTCTGCGTCAGCGCCTAATGGGCGCCGGCGCGCTGCCGATGCGCGACCTGATCGACGTGGCGGTGCAGATCTCGTCCGCGCTGATGGCCGCGCACCTTAGCGGTGTGCTGCATCGCGACATCAAGCCGGAGAACGTCATGATCCGGCCCGATGGCTACGTGAAGGTGCTCGATTTCGGACTCGCCAAGTTGGCCGGCCAGCACGATCACGATGACGCAGTGCAGTGGCGGACCAGGCAGGGCCTCATCATGGGCACCCCGCAATACATGTCGCCAGAACAGGCACGCGCCGAGCAGGTCGACTTCCGATCCGATCAGTTCTCCTTCGGTGCGTTGCTGTACGAACTGGCGACCGGACGCCCCGCCTTCGCGCGCCGCTCGCTCATCGAAACTGCCGCGGCCGTGATCAACGATCAGCCTGACGCGCTCGGCCGCGTGTGTCCGCAGATGCCGCCGACGCTTTGCATAGCCATCCAGCGGTGCATGGAGAAGGAGCCATCCAGACGGTACGACACGACCCGCGACATGCACCGCGATCTCCTCGCGGTGCGGGAGCACCCGATGGAAGTCACTAGGGCAACGTCGCCGATTCCCGGGTGCGATGCGATTGTCGTCATGCCACTCAGAATCCTGCGAAGCCATCCCGACGCCGACTTCCTCGCATTCAGCCTGCCAGACGCAATTGCCGCGTCACTGGCCGATCGGCACACTATTGCCGTGCGGGCGCCGCTGGCCGTCCAGCGGCATGGCGGGGCCGACGCCGACCTCGTGACACTTGCCGACGCGATGGCCGCGCAGTTTGCCCTGACCGGCACGCTGGCGTGTGTCGAGGGTCGCATTGCTGTCCGACTGCAGCTGCTGGCGATACCGGCCGGAACCGTGATGTGGTCGGACGCGCGCGTCGCTACGTTGCAGGAGATGTTCGAGCTGCAGGACGCAGTGGCGGCCCACGTCGCGCTCACGCTACCAGGCAGCGTCGTGGCAACGCATGTCGGAGCGCAGCTCCGGCGTGATGTGCCGAACAGTGCCGGCGGGTACGCGTTTTATCTCCGTGCGAACCAGCTGGCCTACGAGGTCAGCCATTGGCACGAGGCACGCGACCTCTACCGTGCGTGTCTCGACGCCGACCCGCTGTACGCCCCAGCCTGGGCACGCCTCGCGCGGTGCGAACGCCTGATCGGGAAGTTCTCCGCGTCTGCCGACGAGTCCAAGGCCTGCCTAGCCAGTGCCCGGGAGGCGTTCGAGCGAGCGCTGGCGCTGAATCCGGATCTGGCGGTCGGCCACAGCTTCCATGCAGAGCTCCTGATCGATGTCGGCCGCGCCGACGACGCCATGCGGCTGCTCCTCGAACGGTTGGTAATCCGGCCGAACGATCCCGACCTGTACGCTGGGCTTGTGCCCGCGCTGCGGTTTTGCGGCCTGCTCGACGAGTCGGTGGCTGCCCACGCTCGCACTCGCTCGCTGGATCCGACCGTGCCCACGAGCATTCACCACACCTGGTGGATGAAAGGGGAGTACAGGCGGGCGCTCGCCGAGACCTATGGCGACATCGGCTACATGCAGGGCCTCGCGCTGGCCTCGCTCGGCCGCGAACGAGAGGCAGTGGCAGCGCTGCGCCGGCGCGAAGGCGAGACCACCGAAAGCCGCATTCGCCCCTATCTGGCCTCCCTGCGCGCGCTGCTCGAGAACGATCGCGACAAAAGCCTCGCCGCTCTGGAAAGCGCCTCGGCGTTGCAGATTGATGCCGAGGCCCTGTACTACCTGGCCCGCACGTTCGCGCGTCTTGGCGAGGGCGACCGTGCCGCGCGCGAACTGCAGCGCGTCGTCGAGGGCGGCTTCTGGTGCCACCACGCATTCGAGCGCGATCGATGGCTCGACCCGATTCGCCCCAGAGGAGACGTCCAGCAACTCCTCGAACGGGCGCGTGAGCAGGCCCAACTCGCGCGGGCGTCGTTCGTGAGGTGGCGAGGCCCGAGCCTCCTCGGTCTCGCGATCACCAACGCGTCCAGATGA
- a CDS encoding ECF-type sigma factor, giving the protein MQVRERGHFVAMAATMMRRLLVDHARAYMRDQCGGGVPVTSLHDDVVVSQDTVDIVAMDVAPEQLVRLDEQQARVVGLRFFGGIAVEETADVLDISPRTVKRVWAICESWLHKALTG; this is encoded by the coding sequence ATGCAGGTCCGCGAACGCGGCCACTTCGTCGCGATGGCGGCGACCATGATGCGCCGGCTTCTGGTCGACCACGCCCGTGCGTACATGCGAGACCAGTGCGGAGGTGGCGTCCCGGTGACATCGCTTCACGATGACGTTGTCGTTTCGCAAGACACGGTGGACATCGTGGCCATGGACGTCGCGCCGGAGCAACTCGTGCGGCTGGACGAGCAGCAGGCCCGCGTCGTAGGGCTGCGCTTCTTCGGCGGCATAGCCGTCGAGGAAACTGCGGACGTTCTAGACATTTCGCCCAGGACTGTCAAGCGCGTTTGGGCCATTTGCGAAAGCTGGCTTCACAAGGCACTGACCGGCTAG
- a CDS encoding ECF-type sigma factor — MERAIDAVVLARYGEFRRLAHHYMRSERAGHTLQTAALVHEAYRDSRLSIGCRSANAATSSRWRRP, encoded by the coding sequence ATGGAGCGCGCGATCGATGCGGTGGTCTTGGCGCGCTACGGCGAGTTCCGACGGCTAGCCCATCACTACATGCGCAGCGAGCGTGCCGGCCACACGCTGCAGACGGCGGCGCTGGTCCATGAGGCGTACCGGGACTCGCGGCTGTCGATCGGATGCAGGTCCGCGAACGCGGCCACTTCGTCGCGATGGCGGCGACCATGA
- a CDS encoding VOC family protein codes for MTIAISTPGIHHLALRSTNLLRSRRFYGDTLGFPVVHESTTLFLFLAGSTAVAVRGPEEGTPANDVFNPFRAGLDHVALGCTDEKELERVAKALADAAVENTGVRLDPLFDRRYVAFKDPDRIAWELYMAPNPRLAAVDAYFEGLRRGNVDQVPFSPSVRFQGPLGPRIDGAEDVRQFLRGVFPIIKDVRIQQMMSEGECVATRFELDTVHGTIPAFDWFRVVDGLIVEARPYYDPRPITSAMEAAALELNDS; via the coding sequence ATGACCATAGCCATTTCGACGCCCGGTATCCACCACCTCGCACTGCGGTCAACGAATCTCCTGCGGTCGCGACGCTTCTACGGCGACACCCTGGGCTTTCCTGTTGTGCACGAGAGCACGACGTTGTTCCTGTTCCTGGCCGGCAGCACGGCAGTCGCGGTTCGCGGCCCGGAAGAGGGGACGCCCGCCAACGACGTGTTTAACCCCTTCCGCGCAGGGCTTGATCACGTCGCGCTGGGATGCACCGACGAGAAGGAACTCGAGCGCGTGGCGAAAGCGCTTGCCGACGCTGCCGTCGAGAACACGGGAGTGAGGCTGGACCCGCTTTTCGACCGGCGATATGTCGCCTTCAAGGATCCGGACCGGATCGCGTGGGAGCTGTACATGGCGCCGAACCCGCGCCTGGCCGCCGTCGATGCCTATTTCGAGGGATTGCGGCGCGGAAACGTCGACCAGGTGCCCTTCTCGCCCTCGGTTCGGTTCCAAGGGCCGCTCGGACCGCGAATCGACGGTGCAGAAGACGTGCGACAGTTCCTCCGGGGGGTCTTCCCCATCATCAAGGACGTTCGCATCCAGCAGATGATGAGCGAGGGCGAATGCGTCGCTACGCGGTTTGAGCTCGACACCGTCCACGGCACCATCCCCGCGTTCGACTGGTTCCGCGTGGTGGATGGCCTGATCGTCGAGGCGCGCCCTTACTATGACCCGCGGCCGATTACGTCGGCAATGGAGGCGGCAGCACTTGAGCTTAACGATAGCTAA
- a CDS encoding YybH family protein has translation MATIRQCFANTARSTLRDMYKRRHAALFMFLALFVSGIADARQARSDAEERALSSIVERWTAARNANDAEAMRPLFAEAVDRVSLPDGMVQSTTRDELLKFFADGFKGSAKGTYAKTMKVRPILFSDATGIVDHTYTMYNPDGSEIGVGHSTFVALKVGAEWKVVAVRFVSAWGTRR, from the coding sequence GTGGCGACGATCCGCCAATGTTTTGCCAACACGGCTCGGAGTACCTTGCGCGACATGTACAAACGACGACATGCTGCACTGTTCATGTTCCTTGCCCTCTTCGTGAGCGGTATCGCGGACGCGCGTCAGGCGAGGTCCGACGCTGAGGAGCGCGCTCTTTCATCGATCGTCGAGCGTTGGACGGCAGCCCGCAATGCCAATGATGCCGAGGCGATGCGGCCACTATTCGCCGAAGCGGTCGACCGTGTCAGCCTGCCGGACGGCATGGTGCAGTCCACCACGCGCGACGAGCTGCTCAAGTTCTTCGCAGACGGCTTCAAGGGCAGTGCAAAGGGCACATATGCGAAGACAATGAAGGTCCGACCGATCCTCTTCTCCGATGCCACCGGCATAGTCGACCACACCTACACCATGTACAACCCGGATGGATCGGAGATCGGCGTCGGCCACTCGACGTTCGTTGCGCTGAAGGTCGGCGCCGAATGGAAGGTCGTTGCGGTGCGCTTTGTGTCGGCGTGGGGCACACGACGCTAG